The following proteins are encoded in a genomic region of Galbibacter sp. BG1:
- the mrdA gene encoding penicillin-binding protein 2, with product MRKFLLSSIIIIIAIVYIGRLSYLQLIDYTSKNPLNDTAIKAVYDYPERGHIYDRNGKLLVANQPSYDVMVIPRDVKPLDTLEFCSLLNISKEQFTEKYNKAYTYSPRLPSVFVPQLSKEEYAILQEKMRKYEGFYIQKRSLRHYMTDAGANVLGYISEVNEWELKKYSYYQSGELIGRQGVEKEYEEVLRGRKGVKFIQKDRFNRVIGSYKDGIFDTLPVPGKDIHLTIDNDLQKYGEELMVHKRGGIVAIEPKTGQILTLVSAPTYDPDLLVGRKRSKNYTRLYNDSIAKPLYDRGLLAMYPPGSPFKTINALIGLQEGVIDEGTTFTCYHGYRYGRNSFMGCHCPSGARNNLNRGIRESCNAYFANTYRRIIEKYPTSAEGVNTWEKHVESFGLGDFLGYDLPTGKSGKIPDADYYNAVYGERRWFATNTLSNAIGQGEVLTTPIQLANLTATIANRGYYYTPHIIKNIENDTIAHKFVEKHQTTIDAENFDPVIQGMYDVYNSGTAQWLQIPGISIAGKTGTAENFTKIEGKRVQLTDHSIFVAFAPIEDPKIAIAVFVENGYWGSRWAGKIASLMIEKYIKGEITRTDMEDYLLEGSLEDEYAKPLSGESFTINDGKKFIKWPQEEKKEKPLP from the coding sequence ATGAGAAAATTTCTCTTATCATCTATCATAATAATCATCGCTATAGTTTATATAGGGCGACTGTCGTATCTACAATTAATAGATTACACCAGTAAAAATCCCTTAAACGACACGGCGATTAAGGCGGTTTACGATTATCCTGAGCGTGGCCATATTTACGACCGTAACGGAAAATTACTGGTGGCCAATCAACCTTCTTACGATGTCATGGTTATCCCTAGGGATGTAAAACCCTTAGACACCCTCGAATTTTGTTCTTTACTGAATATTTCCAAAGAACAATTCACAGAAAAATACAACAAAGCATATACCTATTCGCCACGCCTACCATCGGTATTTGTTCCACAATTATCTAAAGAGGAATATGCCATTTTACAGGAGAAAATGCGCAAATATGAAGGGTTTTATATTCAGAAAAGGTCTTTACGGCATTATATGACGGATGCTGGAGCCAATGTACTGGGCTATATCAGTGAGGTTAACGAATGGGAACTAAAAAAATATTCATATTATCAATCTGGGGAATTAATAGGTCGCCAAGGGGTAGAAAAAGAATATGAAGAAGTCTTAAGAGGAAGAAAGGGCGTGAAATTTATTCAAAAAGACCGCTTTAACCGAGTTATTGGCTCTTATAAAGACGGAATTTTCGATACGCTGCCAGTACCAGGAAAAGATATTCATTTAACCATTGATAATGATCTGCAGAAATATGGAGAAGAATTAATGGTGCATAAAAGAGGTGGTATTGTAGCAATAGAACCCAAAACAGGTCAAATTCTAACCCTTGTTTCGGCGCCTACTTACGATCCCGATTTATTGGTAGGCAGGAAGCGTTCTAAAAACTATACAAGGCTCTATAACGACTCCATCGCAAAGCCTTTGTACGATCGTGGCCTTCTTGCGATGTATCCTCCAGGATCACCCTTTAAAACTATCAATGCGCTTATTGGCCTGCAGGAAGGCGTAATCGATGAGGGCACAACCTTTACCTGTTATCATGGATATCGCTATGGGCGAAATTCTTTCATGGGCTGCCACTGTCCGTCGGGAGCCCGTAACAATCTTAACCGCGGTATACGGGAGTCTTGCAACGCTTATTTTGCAAATACATATAGAAGAATTATAGAGAAATACCCAACCTCTGCGGAAGGCGTGAATACATGGGAAAAACATGTAGAAAGCTTTGGTTTAGGCGATTTTTTGGGATATGATCTTCCCACAGGTAAATCGGGAAAAATACCAGATGCAGATTATTACAATGCCGTTTATGGTGAACGGAGATGGTTTGCCACAAATACTCTTTCCAACGCAATTGGGCAAGGGGAAGTGCTTACAACTCCCATTCAATTAGCTAATTTAACCGCAACTATTGCCAATAGAGGATATTACTACACCCCTCATATTATCAAGAACATTGAAAATGACACCATCGCCCATAAGTTTGTTGAGAAACACCAAACAACTATCGACGCCGAAAATTTCGATCCTGTAATCCAAGGAATGTACGATGTTTATAATAGCGGTACTGCCCAATGGCTGCAGATTCCTGGAATTAGTATTGCCGGAAAAACGGGAACTGCAGAAAACTTTACTAAAATAGAGGGAAAAAGAGTGCAACTTACAGATCACTCCATATTTGTAGCTTTTGCCCCTATTGAAGACCCTAAAATTGCCATTGCCGTATTTGTTGAAAATGGATATTGGGGAAGTCGTTGGGCAGGAAAAATTGCCAGTTTAATGATTGAAAAATACATTAAAGGTGAGATTACCCGAACAGATATGGAAGATTATTTGTTGGAAGGAAGTCTCGAAGACGAATACGCAAAACCTCTAAGCGGTGAATCCTTCACTATAAACGACGGTAAAAAGTTTATTAAATGGCCGCAAGAAGAGAAAAAAGAAAAACCTTTGCCCTAA
- the rodA gene encoding rod shape-determining protein RodA, translating to MSSFLKKLDWFTVLLYALLVFIGWLNIYSASYTGEAGSILNTSSYYGKQLIFIIVSICLIILILSVEAKFYERFAGIIYLLSLLSLAGLFIFGKNVNGATSWYAIGGMTLQPSEFAKAATALALAKFLSDIQTDIYSFKDLLRAFVIISLPALLIIPQPDPGSALVYACFFFVLYREGLHPLYLLIGVFAVLLFATTLLYGTVWVFLGCALLLGLFYYFLKRKKKKVSIFQLVLILITATIFSYSVDFIYNNVFEQRHRDRLSLWLRLEDDPAKLEYIRKTIGYNTYQSESAIGSGGLTGKGFLEGTRTKGNFVPEQHTDYIFSTVGEEWGFVGSSVVVVLFALLILRLLFLAERQKSIFSRIYGYSVASILFFHFAINVGMVIGLLPTVGIPLPFFSYGGSGLIGFTILLFIFLKLDANRINEWL from the coding sequence ATGAGTAGTTTTTTAAAGAAGTTAGACTGGTTTACAGTTTTATTATATGCACTGTTGGTATTTATTGGTTGGCTTAATATTTATTCTGCATCTTATACTGGGGAAGCGGGAAGTATTTTAAATACCTCGTCGTATTATGGAAAACAGTTGATTTTCATTATTGTAAGCATCTGCCTTATTATTTTAATACTTTCGGTGGAAGCTAAGTTTTACGAACGATTTGCTGGCATTATTTACTTACTTTCTTTATTATCACTGGCAGGGTTATTTATTTTTGGGAAAAATGTAAACGGCGCTACTTCTTGGTATGCTATTGGGGGAATGACGCTCCAGCCATCCGAGTTTGCCAAAGCGGCCACAGCGCTTGCCCTGGCAAAATTTTTAAGCGACATACAAACGGATATCTATAGCTTTAAAGACCTTTTACGTGCATTTGTTATTATTAGTCTCCCGGCCTTGCTTATTATTCCACAGCCAGATCCAGGTAGTGCCTTGGTGTATGCCTGTTTTTTCTTTGTATTGTACAGGGAAGGACTTCACCCTCTTTATTTACTTATAGGTGTATTTGCTGTGCTGCTGTTTGCAACAACCCTTCTCTATGGTACCGTATGGGTATTTTTAGGCTGTGCGCTACTACTAGGCCTTTTTTACTATTTTCTAAAAAGAAAAAAGAAAAAAGTATCCATTTTTCAGTTGGTTTTGATTTTAATAACCGCCACCATCTTTTCCTATAGTGTGGATTTTATATATAACAATGTTTTCGAACAACGCCACAGGGATCGATTAAGCCTGTGGTTGCGTTTAGAGGATGATCCTGCGAAATTGGAATATATAAGAAAAACCATTGGTTACAACACCTACCAATCTGAATCTGCCATAGGTTCTGGCGGGCTCACAGGAAAAGGTTTTTTGGAAGGTACGCGTACCAAAGGGAATTTTGTACCAGAACAACACACCGATTATATTTTTAGCACCGTAGGCGAAGAATGGGGGTTTGTTGGTAGCTCTGTGGTAGTGGTTTTGTTTGCCCTACTTATTTTAAGGCTTTTATTTTTAGCGGAAAGGCAAAAATCCATCTTTAGCAGAATTTACGGATACTCTGTAGCATCCATTCTCTTCTTTCATTTTGCCATTAATGTAGGAATGGTCATCGGGCTGCTCCCAACAGTAGGGATCCCACTTCCTTTCTTTAGCTACGGTGGCTCCGGACTTATTGGTTTCACCATACTGCTTTTTATATTTCTAAAACTGGACGCCAACCGAATTAATGAATGGTTGTAG
- a CDS encoding carboxy terminal-processing peptidase, translated as MKRKFVYLLAALLISAASCSFTNKTFDNPDKDKLLIDLISYVLENGHFSPKDINDDFSEHIYDNYIEALDPLKRYFLQSDIDEFKKYRSAIDDQIKTSDLTFFNLTYDRLMQRMDEASVMYKDVLEKPFDYTEDETIDVDYENLPYAKNKEELWQRWRKQLKFSTIERYVSALEMNENKDGEVASENDKEMTSEGVEEVMGEDDEFADTEDAIDEEVAKDPVALEKETREATKKTIGEYFDFMEDLERKDWFGVYLNSIVEEFDPHTFYFAPDDKERFDVSISGKFEGIGARLQKKNDHIKIIEVISGGPAWRGEKLEVGDEIMKVGQENETPVSVVGMRLEDAVKLIKGPKGSKVLLTIKRIDGTIDEVAIERDVVELEESYAKSSVVKKGDKTFGVINLPKFYIDFDDYKNRNAASDVAKEIEEMKNAGVQGLVLDLRDNGGGSLKTVVDMAGLFIKEGPIVQVKSTGQKKEVLSDTDDRVQWDGPLVILVNELSASASEILAAAMQDYKRAIILGSKQTYGKGTVQNVIDLNQFLRGNNEYGDVGALKVTTQKFYRINGGSTQLEGVKSDVVVPDRYSYSNIGEKDQENPLPWDKIESVKYEDWAGYIDYEETIERSKNRMANNDQLNLIDKNAQWVKKQQEDKTYPLNLEKYKTEIDKDEEVLKEFRKISDYKTNLSFESLPYEVDLMAKDSVLKEKRQRWHKNLSKDVYIEEAVNVLEDLKMNNIQKHKVVDVKG; from the coding sequence ATGAAAAGGAAATTTGTGTATTTGTTGGCAGCGTTACTTATCTCTGCTGCATCGTGTAGTTTTACCAATAAAACGTTCGATAACCCAGATAAGGACAAACTTTTAATAGATTTAATATCTTACGTACTCGAAAATGGTCATTTTAGTCCGAAAGACATCAATGACGATTTTTCTGAACACATTTACGATAATTATATTGAAGCTTTAGATCCACTTAAGCGTTATTTCCTTCAAAGCGATATCGATGAATTTAAAAAATATCGTTCTGCGATCGATGACCAGATAAAAACTTCAGATCTTACTTTTTTCAATCTTACTTACGACCGATTAATGCAACGTATGGACGAAGCCTCCGTAATGTACAAAGACGTTTTGGAGAAGCCTTTTGACTATACTGAAGATGAAACGATTGATGTGGATTATGAAAATCTCCCATATGCAAAAAATAAGGAAGAGCTTTGGCAGCGTTGGAGAAAACAATTAAAGTTTTCTACCATCGAGCGTTACGTGAGTGCTTTGGAAATGAATGAAAACAAAGACGGAGAGGTGGCTTCTGAAAATGATAAAGAAATGACTTCGGAAGGTGTTGAAGAAGTGATGGGTGAAGATGACGAGTTCGCAGACACGGAAGACGCCATAGATGAAGAAGTAGCAAAAGACCCTGTAGCCTTGGAAAAAGAAACACGGGAAGCTACCAAAAAAACCATAGGTGAGTATTTCGACTTTATGGAAGACTTAGAACGTAAAGATTGGTTTGGGGTTTACTTGAATTCAATCGTAGAAGAATTTGATCCTCATACCTTCTATTTCGCCCCAGACGATAAGGAGCGTTTCGATGTTAGTATTTCTGGAAAGTTTGAAGGAATAGGGGCGAGGTTGCAAAAGAAAAACGACCATATTAAAATTATAGAAGTAATCTCTGGTGGTCCCGCTTGGAGAGGAGAAAAATTAGAAGTTGGAGACGAGATCATGAAAGTGGGGCAAGAGAACGAAACTCCAGTGAGTGTAGTTGGGATGCGTCTGGAAGATGCGGTTAAACTTATAAAGGGTCCAAAAGGATCTAAGGTTTTATTAACCATTAAGCGTATTGATGGCACCATAGACGAAGTGGCCATAGAACGGGATGTGGTAGAATTGGAAGAATCATACGCCAAGTCTTCCGTAGTGAAAAAAGGGGATAAAACTTTCGGAGTTATCAACCTACCTAAGTTTTATATAGATTTCGATGATTATAAGAATAGAAATGCCGCTTCGGACGTGGCCAAGGAAATTGAAGAAATGAAAAATGCCGGAGTTCAAGGATTGGTTCTTGATCTAAGGGATAATGGCGGAGGATCTTTAAAAACAGTCGTGGATATGGCCGGACTTTTTATAAAAGAAGGGCCAATCGTTCAGGTGAAGTCTACTGGGCAGAAAAAAGAAGTTTTGTCGGATACAGACGACCGTGTTCAATGGGACGGGCCTTTGGTTATTCTTGTGAATGAATTGTCGGCTTCCGCTTCAGAAATTTTGGCTGCAGCTATGCAAGATTATAAAAGAGCCATCATTCTTGGTAGCAAGCAAACCTACGGGAAAGGTACCGTTCAAAATGTAATCGACTTAAACCAGTTCCTTCGTGGAAACAATGAATATGGAGACGTGGGAGCTTTAAAAGTGACTACCCAGAAATTCTATCGTATTAACGGTGGTTCTACTCAGTTGGAGGGTGTTAAGAGCGATGTGGTGGTTCCAGATAGATATAGTTATAGCAACATCGGAGAAAAAGATCAAGAGAATCCCCTTCCATGGGATAAAATTGAGTCTGTAAAATATGAAGACTGGGCTGGCTATATCGATTATGAAGAAACCATTGAAAGAAGTAAAAACAGAATGGCCAATAACGACCAACTGAACTTGATAGACAAAAATGCACAGTGGGTTAAAAAACAACAAGAAGACAAAACATATCCTTTAAATCTAGAAAAGTACAAAACAGAAATAGATAAAGACGAAGAGGTTTTAAAAGAATTCAGAAAAATATCAGATTATAAAACCAATCTTAGCTTCGAATCGCTTCCTTATGAAGTGGATCTAATGGCGAAAGATAGCGTGTTAAAAGAGAAAAGGCAACGTTGGCATAAAAACCTATCTAAAGATGTTTATATTGAAGAGGCTGTAAATGTCTTGGAAGATTTAAAAATGAATAACATTCAAAAACACAAAGTGGTAGATGTAAAAGGATAA
- a CDS encoding IS30 family transposase produces the protein MKKYKQLTIHQRYQIEALLETEISKSEIAIIIGVDPCTVYRELSRNIAKRGKTAGSYIAKNAQRRADNRHKMKPKKLQLTEQLKERIAGLLRYEKWSPELISKRLAIEEETCVSHETIYQWIWSVKKSKKKADAKYAKLYKDLKHGSRRQKRGNAKDKRGAIKNRVGIDQRPDVLDHRERIGDIEVDLMMGSNHRSALLVMTDRATLVTMMEKLSGKEAGEVYEKMEKRLTNFSSSWVKTLTFDNGKEFAQHQKIGRLLNAKTYFTRPYTSQDKGTVENRIGVIRRFFPKKTDLRKVSEKRIKEVERLLNYRPIRKFNYQNPIEVLRNKCFALMG, from the coding sequence ATGAAAAAATACAAACAATTGACCATCCACCAAAGGTATCAAATTGAAGCCTTATTGGAAACAGAAATCAGTAAAAGTGAAATAGCTATAATTATCGGGGTCGACCCCTGTACCGTTTACAGGGAGTTATCTAGGAACATTGCCAAACGGGGAAAGACCGCTGGCAGCTATATAGCCAAAAATGCACAGCGAAGAGCAGATAACAGGCATAAAATGAAGCCCAAGAAATTACAGCTCACGGAACAGTTGAAAGAGCGTATCGCGGGTTTGCTCCGTTATGAAAAGTGGAGTCCAGAACTTATAAGCAAACGCTTAGCTATTGAAGAGGAAACCTGTGTGAGCCACGAGACAATATACCAGTGGATATGGAGCGTTAAGAAGAGCAAGAAAAAGGCAGATGCTAAATACGCTAAACTCTACAAAGATCTCAAGCATGGTAGCAGGAGGCAAAAGAGAGGGAACGCCAAGGATAAGCGGGGAGCCATTAAAAACCGTGTAGGAATTGACCAGCGCCCAGATGTGCTGGACCACCGTGAGCGTATAGGCGATATTGAAGTAGACCTGATGATGGGAAGCAATCACAGATCGGCTCTTTTGGTAATGACAGACAGGGCCACATTGGTAACGATGATGGAAAAACTAAGTGGGAAAGAAGCTGGGGAGGTATATGAAAAAATGGAGAAGAGGCTCACCAACTTCAGTTCATCTTGGGTGAAGACCTTGACCTTCGATAACGGAAAGGAGTTTGCACAGCATCAAAAAATAGGAAGGCTCCTCAACGCAAAAACATACTTTACCAGACCTTATACATCACAGGATAAAGGAACCGTAGAGAATAGAATAGGTGTGATAAGAAGATTTTTTCCGAAGAAAACAGACCTGAGAAAAGTCTCAGAAAAAAGAATAAAAGAAGTTGAAAGATTACTAAATTACAGACCGATTAGAAAATTTAATTACCAAAACCCAATTGAAGTCCTAAGAAACAAATGTTTTGCACTTATGGGTTGA
- the surE gene encoding 5'/3'-nucleotidase SurE yields the protein MKKKPLILVTNDDGITAPGIRALIEVMNEIGEVIVVAPDSPQSGMGHAITVNSTLYCSPITINQDDIQLEYSCSGTPADCVKLAVNEILNKKPDICVSGINHGSNSSINVIYSGTMSAAVEAGVEGIPAIGFSLCDYSWEANFESVKKYVKTITESALKNGMPKGVVLNVNFPKMKEDSLKGIKVCRQARARWVEEFDKRTNPMGREYYWLTGKFVNQDKGEDTDEWALENGYVSVVPVQFDLTAHHAIQDLNTWSLND from the coding sequence ATGAAAAAAAAGCCACTCATACTTGTCACCAACGACGACGGTATCACGGCTCCAGGAATACGAGCTTTAATTGAGGTTATGAATGAAATTGGGGAAGTAATTGTGGTTGCTCCCGATAGTCCGCAAAGTGGAATGGGACATGCCATAACGGTTAACTCCACCCTTTACTGTAGCCCCATAACCATTAACCAAGACGACATACAATTGGAATACAGCTGCAGTGGAACGCCAGCTGATTGTGTAAAATTGGCAGTGAATGAGATCTTGAACAAAAAGCCCGATATTTGTGTTAGTGGTATTAATCACGGCTCTAACTCCTCTATAAACGTTATCTATTCTGGCACAATGAGTGCGGCAGTGGAGGCTGGTGTAGAAGGTATTCCCGCAATTGGGTTTTCTTTGTGCGACTATTCTTGGGAAGCAAATTTTGAAAGCGTGAAGAAATATGTTAAAACCATTACCGAAAGTGCTTTAAAAAACGGGATGCCCAAAGGTGTGGTGCTCAACGTGAATTTTCCGAAGATGAAAGAAGATTCTTTAAAAGGAATAAAGGTTTGCCGCCAAGCAAGAGCGAGATGGGTAGAAGAATTCGATAAACGAACCAATCCGATGGGACGCGAATATTACTGGCTTACTGGTAAATTTGTAAATCAGGATAAGGGTGAGGACACCGACGAATGGGCTTTAGAGAATGGTTATGTATCGGTTGTGCCGGTTCAATTCGATTTAACGGCTCATCATGCTATTCAAGACCTTAATACTTGGAGTTTAAATGATTAA
- the lpxB gene encoding lipid-A-disaccharide synthase, whose amino-acid sequence MKYYIIAGEASGDLHASNLIKELKKVDSEASFRGWGGDLMQAAGLDLVKHYKEQSFMGFFEVIMNLRTIFSNIKFCKKDIEAFRPDVLIFIDYSGFNLRIAKWAKENNFRTFYYVSPQIWASREKRIESIKRDIDEMFVILPFEKEFYEEKHGYPVNFVGHPLLDAIGNRKQVLPNDFRKENGLDEREIIALLPGSRKQEITNMLSIMLSVVDDFTDYQFVIAGAPSQEYNFYEQFIGKHNVHFVTGKTYDLLSVSKAALVTSGTATLETALFKVPEVVCYKGNWVSYQIAKRIITLKYISLVNLIMDKEVVKELIQNDLTTKNLKRELEKILSPEIRERIFLDYFELEKKLGGKGASKKTAELIFNKIS is encoded by the coding sequence TTGAAATATTACATCATAGCTGGCGAAGCATCTGGGGATTTGCATGCTTCCAACCTTATAAAAGAGCTAAAAAAAGTTGATTCAGAAGCATCTTTTAGAGGATGGGGAGGAGATTTAATGCAAGCTGCCGGACTGGATTTGGTAAAACACTACAAAGAGCAATCTTTTATGGGCTTCTTTGAAGTGATAATGAACCTGCGTACCATCTTTTCCAATATAAAATTCTGTAAAAAAGATATTGAAGCTTTTAGACCAGATGTTTTAATTTTTATAGACTACTCTGGCTTCAATCTTCGAATTGCCAAATGGGCCAAAGAAAATAATTTTAGAACCTTTTACTATGTTTCCCCGCAAATATGGGCATCAAGGGAAAAAAGAATTGAAAGTATTAAAAGGGATATTGACGAAATGTTCGTAATTCTCCCTTTTGAGAAAGAGTTTTATGAAGAAAAACACGGTTATCCCGTAAATTTTGTTGGCCACCCGCTGCTGGATGCTATTGGAAACAGAAAACAAGTACTCCCAAATGATTTTAGAAAAGAAAATGGTTTGGATGAAAGGGAGATCATTGCCCTGTTGCCGGGAAGCCGAAAACAAGAAATCACCAATATGCTTTCCATCATGCTAAGCGTGGTAGACGATTTTACCGATTACCAATTTGTTATAGCTGGTGCCCCAAGCCAAGAATATAATTTCTACGAGCAATTTATAGGAAAACACAACGTTCACTTTGTAACGGGTAAAACCTACGATCTTTTAAGCGTTTCCAAAGCTGCCTTAGTAACTAGTGGAACTGCTACCCTTGAGACTGCGCTATTCAAAGTGCCGGAAGTAGTTTGTTATAAAGGAAATTGGGTAAGTTACCAAATTGCCAAACGAATTATTACCCTAAAATATATTTCTTTGGTTAATTTAATAATGGATAAAGAGGTGGTAAAAGAGTTAATACAAAACGATCTCACCACCAAAAATTTAAAGAGAGAATTGGAAAAAATACTTTCTCCGGAAATTAGGGAACGTATCTTTCTGGATTACTTTGAACTGGAAAAAAAATTGGGAGGAAAAGGTGCCAGCAAGAAAACCGCGGAGCTTATTTTTAATAAAATTTCTTAA
- a CDS encoding C40 family peptidase, translating to MKNFLIILFTSVLIASCGSSKKTKTVSVKGNTTTKEDNNYKKKKGSKETDKIIKTALSYNGTPYKYGGTTKRGMDCSGLIYTSFKENDIALQRASYMMATQGKKIKVKDVEEGDLLFFTTNKNSRRINHVGLVVEVKGKDIQFIHSTTSRGVLVSSLSEGYWSYAFNHARRIL from the coding sequence ATGAAAAATTTTCTGATTATTCTTTTTACTTCCGTTCTTATAGCCTCTTGCGGATCTTCAAAAAAAACAAAAACCGTTTCTGTTAAAGGGAATACAACTACAAAAGAAGACAACAACTACAAAAAGAAAAAAGGATCTAAAGAAACCGATAAGATAATTAAAACGGCACTTTCTTATAATGGAACACCTTATAAATATGGTGGCACAACCAAAAGAGGAATGGATTGCTCCGGACTTATTTACACCTCTTTTAAAGAAAATGACATAGCCCTACAACGCGCCTCTTATATGATGGCTACACAAGGTAAAAAAATAAAGGTGAAAGATGTGGAAGAAGGCGATCTTCTTTTTTTTACCACCAATAAAAATAGCCGGAGAATTAACCATGTTGGTCTAGTTGTGGAAGTAAAGGGAAAAGACATTCAATTTATACATTCCACTACATCCCGTGGCGTACTGGTTTCTTCTTTAAGTGAAGGCTATTGGAGCTATGCTTTCAATCACGCGCGACGTATTTTATAG
- a CDS encoding ComEC/Rec2 family competence protein — protein sequence MKILNYPILKLLIALLIGIILGYHFYLKPTYLWYVLLFLLILAFVLNTIKKIARTYQFSVFLVILFVGIGMLTASLHSKANPNHYSHFYQSGSEVTFRISEKLKSTTYSHRYTAEVLKIDSDECHGKILLQLKKDADKEFEIPKVDYVYTTNQNLSQPNSPLNPHQFNYKKYLQNQQIYHQLYLTAHELILTNTSIKTVQGYAAALRNKINNRLSKYPYKEEIAILNALLLGQRQEVSAETYQQYAAAGAVHLLAISGLHIGLILLFLNIALKLLERIKHGKTIKLICTIVILWCFAIIAGLSASVVRAVTMFTFIAYAMYLKRTHNIYHALISSMFILLLFKPNFIYDVGFQLSYTAVFGIVWIQPVIAGFWTTHNRILHYFWQLLTVTIAAQLSVLPLSLYYFHQFPGLFFVSNLLIVPFIGVLLGFGFCIILLSLLNILPNLLAEAYFGCIEFMNSFIGWIAAQENFIFSAIHFDVFKMLVSYLVIISFVLLLKERKQTRIIAFFGSIFVFISTFLYTNYRAEQKQRFIVFHKSRTSEIALQHGRKLTLFNKDLEDDYNIKNYVLGENISKLKVEKPNKYIEFKNQKIFVLDSMPTFPKDIDVDILLITYSPKINLDRALNQLQPKQVIADGSNYKSFIMLWKKSCAKRKIPFHYTGEKGSFILE from the coding sequence GTGAAAATATTAAATTACCCTATCCTTAAGCTACTTATTGCCCTTTTAATAGGTATTATTCTTGGCTATCATTTTTATTTGAAGCCCACATATCTTTGGTATGTATTGCTGTTTCTACTGATCTTGGCATTCGTTCTTAATACGATCAAAAAAATTGCTAGGACATATCAATTCAGTGTATTTCTTGTAATATTATTTGTTGGCATTGGTATGCTTACCGCCAGTTTGCACTCAAAAGCAAACCCCAATCATTATTCGCATTTTTATCAATCGGGAAGCGAAGTAACCTTCAGAATTTCAGAAAAGCTAAAGTCGACCACCTATAGCCATAGATATACAGCTGAAGTTTTAAAAATTGATTCAGATGAATGCCACGGAAAAATACTGCTTCAATTAAAAAAGGATGCCGATAAGGAATTTGAGATTCCAAAGGTAGATTATGTTTACACTACAAACCAAAACCTCTCACAACCGAACTCACCTTTAAATCCGCATCAATTCAACTATAAAAAGTACTTACAAAACCAACAGATATATCATCAACTTTACCTTACGGCGCATGAATTAATCCTGACGAACACCTCTATAAAAACTGTGCAGGGGTACGCGGCTGCCCTGCGTAATAAAATAAATAACCGGCTCTCGAAATATCCATATAAAGAAGAAATCGCAATTTTAAACGCACTTCTTTTAGGACAACGACAGGAAGTTTCCGCTGAAACCTATCAACAATATGCGGCGGCAGGAGCAGTGCACCTGTTAGCCATTTCTGGATTGCATATTGGATTGATTTTACTTTTTTTAAACATCGCTTTAAAACTATTGGAGCGCATAAAACATGGCAAAACCATTAAGTTAATTTGTACTATAGTTATTTTGTGGTGTTTTGCCATAATTGCTGGACTCAGTGCCTCAGTGGTGAGGGCCGTTACCATGTTCACTTTTATTGCCTATGCAATGTATTTAAAGAGAACCCATAATATATACCATGCTTTAATTAGTTCGATGTTTATTCTATTGCTATTTAAACCGAATTTCATCTACGATGTAGGTTTTCAACTAAGCTATACCGCCGTTTTTGGAATTGTATGGATACAACCCGTAATCGCCGGATTTTGGACCACGCATAACCGTATTCTTCATTATTTTTGGCAATTGTTAACAGTTACCATTGCCGCTCAATTGAGCGTTTTACCCTTATCACTCTATTACTTCCATCAATTTCCAGGTTTATTTTTTGTATCAAACCTTTTAATAGTCCCTTTCATTGGTGTTTTATTGGGATTTGGGTTTTGCATCATCTTATTGAGCCTCTTAAACATCCTTCCCAATTTGCTAGCGGAAGCATATTTTGGGTGCATTGAATTTATGAACTCATTTATAGGGTGGATTGCAGCACAGGAGAACTTTATTTTTAGCGCCATCCATTTCGATGTTTTTAAAATGCTTGTAAGTTACCTTGTTATCATCTCATTTGTTCTCCTTTTAAAGGAAAGGAAACAGACCAGAATTATCGCCTTCTTCGGAAGTATTTTTGTTTTTATTTCTACCTTTCTATATACCAATTACAGGGCTGAACAAAAGCAACGCTTTATTGTATTTCATAAAAGTAGAACTTCCGAAATAGCATTACAACATGGCAGGAAGTTGACCCTATTTAATAAAGATCTTGAAGATGATTATAATATTAAAAATTATGTCCTAGGTGAAAATATATCGAAGCTCAAGGTTGAAAAGCCGAACAAATACATAGAATTTAAAAATCAAAAAATATTCGTTTTAGATAGCATGCCCACATTCCCAAAAGATATTGACGTGGATATTTTATTAATAACATATTCACCAAAAATTAATTTAGACCGTGCATTAAACCAATTGCAACCTAAACAAGTAATTGCAGATGGCAGTAATTATAAATCTTTTATCATGCTTTGGAAAAAGAGTTGTGCAAAAAGAAAAATCCCTTTTCACTATACAGGTGAAAAGGGATCTTTTATCTTGGAATGA